The proteins below are encoded in one region of Bifidobacterium dentium JCM 1195 = DSM 20436:
- a CDS encoding MFS transporter, with translation MSGGAAQTVQSGQSRKALDLPMPKVWAFAVGQFGWALLSGIISNWLVYFYQPDNETIAQGQTVFVPQGLAVLGVVTVVGGITAFARFFDAFVDPAVASLSDRCQSAVGRRMPFLKCAALPLALVTVLVFWSPINGTSWVNGVFLFVAVIGYYIALTFYCTPYNALIAELGHDSKQQLTISTAISFTWVAGTAIAYVAPVVWAGFVPGLGRVNAIRLTFSIMAAIALACMLVPPLAIKERDYVNSQPTSESTVESLKQTFGDGEFRKFVCSDVVYWVAITTFQTGLPFFVTSLLKLPETTTTIYFVLMTAVSVLFYLPVNLMANHVGKKRILLVAFAIFTCAFAFAGALGSGLLGAIPPMAQGLILSIVGAIPMAAFGILPQAIVANIADASSKTTGQDRQGMFYAARTFAMKMGQSVAMLLFTGVSTIGMASGTGYRIAAICAAVLCGMGGLVFAFYNERKVLSVLES, from the coding sequence GGCAGTCCCGAAAGGCGCTGGATCTGCCGATGCCCAAGGTATGGGCGTTCGCGGTGGGCCAGTTCGGTTGGGCGTTGCTGTCCGGCATCATCTCGAATTGGCTGGTGTACTTCTACCAGCCCGACAACGAGACCATCGCGCAAGGCCAGACGGTATTCGTGCCGCAAGGGCTTGCAGTGCTTGGCGTCGTGACGGTGGTCGGTGGCATCACCGCGTTCGCGCGTTTCTTCGACGCCTTCGTGGACCCGGCCGTGGCAAGCCTGTCCGATCGTTGCCAGTCGGCCGTCGGCCGCCGCATGCCGTTCCTGAAGTGCGCCGCATTGCCGCTGGCTCTTGTCACCGTGCTGGTGTTCTGGAGTCCGATCAACGGAACCAGCTGGGTCAACGGTGTGTTCCTGTTCGTCGCCGTGATTGGCTATTACATCGCGCTTACGTTCTATTGCACTCCATACAACGCGCTTATCGCCGAACTCGGTCATGACTCCAAGCAACAGCTCACGATTTCCACCGCCATCTCGTTCACGTGGGTGGCGGGCACCGCCATCGCGTATGTCGCGCCGGTGGTCTGGGCCGGTTTCGTTCCGGGACTCGGCCGCGTGAACGCCATCCGCCTGACCTTCTCGATTATGGCCGCCATCGCGCTTGCCTGCATGCTCGTGCCGCCGCTGGCCATCAAGGAACGCGATTACGTCAACTCGCAACCGACCTCCGAGTCAACCGTCGAATCGTTGAAGCAGACCTTCGGTGACGGTGAATTCCGCAAGTTCGTTTGTTCCGACGTGGTTTACTGGGTGGCCATCACCACGTTCCAGACCGGCCTGCCGTTCTTCGTGACGAGTCTGCTGAAGCTGCCCGAAACCACTACGACGATTTACTTCGTGCTCATGACCGCGGTATCCGTGCTGTTCTACCTGCCGGTGAATCTGATGGCGAACCACGTCGGCAAAAAGAGGATCCTGCTCGTCGCATTCGCGATCTTCACCTGTGCATTCGCCTTCGCCGGCGCGCTTGGTTCCGGCTTGCTCGGCGCGATTCCGCCCATGGCGCAGGGGTTGATTCTTTCGATCGTCGGCGCGATTCCGATGGCCGCGTTCGGTATTCTTCCGCAGGCGATTGTGGCGAATATCGCCGATGCGAGCTCGAAGACGACCGGCCAGGACCGCCAGGGCATGTTCTATGCGGCCCGCACGTTCGCCATGAAAATGGGCCAATCCGTGGCGATGTTGCTGTTCACCGGTGTGAGCACGATCGGCATGGCGTCTGGAACCGGCTATCGCATCGCCGCCATCTGCGCCGCCGTGCTGTGTGGCATGGGAGGCCTCGTGTTCGCGTTCTACAACGAGCGCAAGGTGCTCAGCGTGCTCGAATCCTGA
- a CDS encoding LacI family DNA-binding transcriptional regulator: protein MPANKKVGVSDIAKHAGVSIGTVSNYLNYPERVSETLKTKISRAIADLGYVPKHSNGQIPASNATPVIGFVMTDIEHSLFTSIFEGAQEVCEDHGMQVVGLNALSDKQRQSDMVRLLIGMNVAGIILSTVEDSPEDVAAARAAGIPIILIDHTNPRDADPVCSIMTDNVSAGQIAAEELIRTGCTKLAFLAHSFDYESVQDRQLGVQKAVMLATRSNRTPQVSAEVIDSGGLYIEDGYESGLTIAAMPEGERPDGIITVDTPLGVGVVNALLDQGVRIPEDISVIACDEAQIKPLGSLPLTSVAANATDIGRKAMTQMLDHMSDADAHVHATTLIKPILVRRASTRR from the coding sequence ATGCCAGCCAACAAGAAAGTCGGCGTCTCCGACATCGCCAAGCATGCAGGCGTCTCCATCGGCACCGTCTCCAACTATCTCAACTATCCGGAACGTGTCTCCGAAACGCTGAAAACGAAGATCAGCCGCGCCATCGCCGACCTCGGCTACGTGCCGAAACACAGCAACGGGCAGATCCCCGCATCCAACGCCACGCCCGTAATCGGCTTCGTGATGACCGACATCGAGCACTCACTGTTCACGTCGATCTTCGAAGGCGCACAGGAGGTGTGCGAGGACCACGGCATGCAGGTCGTGGGACTCAACGCATTGTCCGACAAACAGCGGCAAAGCGATATGGTGCGGCTGCTGATCGGCATGAACGTGGCCGGCATCATCCTGAGCACCGTGGAGGATTCGCCGGAAGACGTGGCGGCCGCGCGCGCCGCAGGAATTCCGATCATCCTCATCGACCACACAAACCCCCGCGACGCCGATCCGGTCTGCTCCATAATGACCGACAACGTGTCGGCCGGTCAGATCGCCGCCGAGGAACTCATCCGCACCGGCTGCACGAAGCTCGCGTTTCTGGCGCATTCATTCGACTACGAATCCGTACAGGACCGCCAGCTTGGCGTGCAGAAAGCCGTCATGCTGGCCACCCGCAGCAACCGGACGCCGCAAGTCTCCGCGGAAGTAATCGATTCCGGCGGCCTGTACATCGAAGACGGCTACGAATCCGGCCTGACCATCGCCGCAATGCCGGAAGGCGAACGCCCCGACGGCATCATCACCGTGGACACGCCGTTGGGCGTAGGCGTCGTCAACGCACTGCTCGACCAAGGCGTGCGCATCCCCGAAGACATCAGCGTGATCGCCTGTGATGAGGCACAGATCAAACCGCTCGGCTCACTGCCGCTGACCAGCGTGGCCGCCAACGCCACCGATATCGGACGCAAGGCCATGACCCAAATGCTTGATCACATGAGTGACGCCGACGCGCATGTGCACGCCACCACGCTGATCAAACCCATACTGGTCCGCCGCGCCTCCACACGTCGATGA
- a CDS encoding MFS transporter, protein MNAAAQKKEGIGGYMPLAVAAGIGSMLGSGIIVGLSATITVWQNGLGLDTTQVGLLSGILTFAIAFGSLFGGRLADKIGRVLVFNWINLLYAIGAAICVFAPDFTVLLIGLIIAGVASGADLPISMTIVSHDAPNDKVAAQLVSTTQVFWQVGVFISFICAFLVSTMEGAMGGRVVFAILAVFAVIAWLWRLISPTFRRFHEEADARDAAAGHVATATEKVSVTKMLFAGTENSKMLLGFFLAITIFYCGWNLLANTWGQFQTYMLVQANASQSLATGLGIILNFITLALNIAFASIAGGKYRNKLFFVGMGISIVAMVCLALGGTNMWVIFGATALMNLGGPFAGEAMYKVWTQESFPIEIRASIQGFINGFSRLLCGLFALITPALVLPSTIKTTMWCFVGVVVLELVAGSIMIAKQNKYGTDEERQLKASSAEA, encoded by the coding sequence ATGAACGCTGCAGCTCAGAAGAAGGAAGGAATCGGCGGGTACATGCCGCTCGCGGTTGCCGCAGGCATCGGTTCCATGCTGGGATCCGGCATCATCGTCGGCCTGTCCGCAACCATCACCGTCTGGCAGAACGGTCTCGGCCTCGACACCACCCAGGTCGGCCTGCTTTCCGGCATCCTGACCTTCGCCATCGCGTTCGGCTCGCTGTTCGGCGGCCGTCTGGCCGATAAGATCGGCCGTGTGCTGGTGTTCAACTGGATCAACCTGCTGTATGCCATCGGCGCCGCCATCTGCGTGTTCGCGCCGGACTTCACCGTACTGCTCATCGGCCTGATCATCGCCGGCGTCGCCTCGGGTGCGGATCTGCCGATCTCCATGACCATCGTCTCCCATGACGCCCCGAACGACAAGGTCGCCGCGCAGCTCGTCTCCACCACCCAGGTGTTCTGGCAGGTGGGCGTGTTCATCTCCTTCATCTGCGCGTTCCTCGTCTCCACCATGGAGGGTGCGATGGGCGGCCGCGTGGTCTTCGCCATCCTCGCCGTGTTCGCCGTCATCGCATGGCTGTGGCGTCTGATCTCCCCGACCTTCCGCCGCTTCCACGAGGAAGCCGACGCCCGTGATGCCGCCGCAGGCCACGTCGCCACCGCCACCGAGAAGGTCTCCGTCACCAAGATGCTGTTCGCAGGCACCGAAAACAGCAAGATGCTGCTCGGCTTCTTCCTGGCCATCACCATCTTCTACTGCGGCTGGAACCTGCTGGCCAACACCTGGGGTCAGTTCCAGACCTACATGCTGGTGCAGGCCAACGCCTCCCAGTCCCTGGCCACCGGCCTGGGCATCATCCTGAACTTCATCACCCTCGCCCTGAACATCGCCTTCGCCTCCATCGCAGGTGGCAAGTATCGCAACAAGCTGTTCTTCGTGGGCATGGGCATTTCCATCGTGGCCATGGTCTGCCTGGCTCTGGGCGGCACCAACATGTGGGTCATCTTCGGCGCCACCGCACTGATGAACCTCGGTGGTCCGTTCGCCGGCGAGGCCATGTACAAGGTGTGGACCCAGGAATCCTTCCCGATCGAGATCCGCGCCTCCATCCAGGGCTTCATCAACGGCTTCTCCCGCCTGCTGTGCGGCCTGTTCGCCCTGATCACCCCGGCCCTCGTGCTGCCGTCCACCATCAAGACCACCATGTGGTGCTTCGTGGGCGTGGTCGTGCTCGAACTGGTCGCCGGCTCGATCATGATCGCCAAGCAGAACAAGTACGGCACCGACGAGGAGCGCCAGCTCAAGGCCTCTTCCGCCGAAGCATGA
- a CDS encoding alpha-L-rhamnosidase: MRIMDTQIIKPIAVGDLHITRFTIEHFPGDALGIPTATPRMNWTYSRTVPDGSQILLKISRRIPGAQAREEYTYLPPEDNVLVPWQFTPLASREEVFATVQLVSAAHKPLSDPSATLHFEAGLMQEYEHVADFVGPSWAEPETDHRHLPLVRTEIAIKAKPKRARLYLSALGLVEAEINGVKIGNDALIPGWTNYEQRVQCWTYDVTDELNEGANAMGFWLGDGWYRGRLGFDGGYVNYYGDRLGVFAQLEIEYEDGGIEHVYSNAWDRQWKASLGPIVCSDLCEGERYDARLEQPGWSEPGFDDSNWKPVSEIFYDPAKIENPDTSPVRAHEINEPVSIARTGDTPDGRGIWLVDFGQNCTQRIRLRIAGLEAGQSVELHHVEVLEPNGEIATRTLRRGQQHDIYTSNGTDAWWEPRFAMHGFRYAQIEGVVGELTVADIECHVYHSVMDRAGELETSNPLLNRLHANASWSMRSNFVSVPQDCPQRDERMGWTGDICLFAPTAAYLYDVYGFLKSWLKDVRADQVKWGTVPFYVPFIPLGGWAHPQAISTWGDSAVEVPWVLYMESGDPQILADSYELSRDWIDEVAGYLSADGVWDRRPDYVLGQLGDWLDPTAPPDDPTQAMTEKELVATAFFARSCAQAEQIAQILGKSEDVVRFGDLRKHVTSGFLGRFTNLDGTMTSDTQCAYALAIAFGLLDGEPVRRVKAGNRLAKLVRESGGKVSTGFAGTPFVLPALTMTGHNEEAYGLLLSEECPSWLYQVKMGATTTWERWDSMRPDGSLNPGGMTSFNHYALGSVAEWMHAHIGGLEAIEAGWKRFRVAPVIGGGIDHASTAHVTPYGKASVAWKTSETGVELDVTVPIGATAVVELPDHEPTELIGGTHHLVVAL, translated from the coding sequence ATGAGAATCATGGACACGCAAATCATCAAGCCGATTGCAGTGGGGGACCTGCACATCACGCGCTTTACCATCGAACACTTCCCGGGAGATGCGCTCGGCATTCCGACCGCCACCCCGCGCATGAACTGGACCTATTCCCGCACCGTTCCGGACGGCTCTCAGATTCTGCTGAAGATCAGCCGCCGCATTCCGGGCGCGCAGGCTCGGGAGGAGTACACCTACCTTCCTCCGGAAGACAATGTGCTCGTGCCTTGGCAGTTCACCCCGCTCGCTTCACGCGAAGAGGTCTTCGCCACCGTGCAGCTCGTGTCAGCCGCGCACAAGCCGCTGAGCGATCCCAGCGCCACCCTACACTTCGAGGCCGGCCTCATGCAGGAATACGAGCATGTCGCCGATTTCGTAGGACCGTCTTGGGCGGAACCGGAAACCGACCATCGCCATCTGCCGCTGGTGCGTACGGAAATCGCGATCAAGGCGAAGCCGAAGCGTGCACGCCTGTATCTGAGCGCCCTCGGCCTGGTCGAAGCGGAAATCAACGGCGTGAAAATCGGCAATGATGCGTTGATCCCCGGCTGGACCAACTACGAACAGCGCGTGCAGTGCTGGACCTACGACGTCACCGACGAGCTCAACGAGGGCGCCAACGCCATGGGCTTCTGGCTCGGCGACGGCTGGTATCGCGGCCGTCTCGGCTTTGATGGCGGCTATGTGAATTACTACGGCGATCGTCTCGGCGTGTTCGCGCAGCTCGAAATCGAATATGAGGACGGCGGCATCGAGCACGTCTACTCCAATGCGTGGGATCGTCAGTGGAAGGCCTCGCTCGGCCCGATCGTTTGCTCCGATTTGTGTGAGGGTGAACGGTACGACGCACGCCTCGAGCAGCCGGGCTGGTCCGAGCCGGGCTTTGACGACTCGAACTGGAAGCCGGTTTCCGAGATTTTCTATGATCCCGCGAAAATCGAGAATCCCGATACCTCACCGGTGCGCGCGCATGAAATCAACGAACCGGTATCCATCGCGCGCACCGGCGACACTCCTGACGGCCGTGGCATCTGGCTGGTCGACTTCGGCCAGAACTGCACGCAGCGCATCCGTCTACGCATCGCAGGCCTTGAGGCCGGGCAGAGCGTGGAATTGCATCATGTGGAGGTACTCGAACCGAACGGTGAGATCGCCACACGCACCTTGCGCCGCGGCCAGCAGCATGACATCTACACGTCCAACGGCACGGACGCCTGGTGGGAGCCGCGTTTCGCGATGCATGGCTTCCGTTATGCGCAGATCGAGGGCGTGGTGGGCGAGCTGACCGTCGCCGACATCGAATGCCATGTGTACCACTCCGTGATGGACCGTGCGGGCGAACTGGAAACCTCCAATCCGCTGCTCAATCGACTGCACGCCAATGCATCGTGGTCGATGCGTTCCAACTTCGTATCCGTTCCGCAGGACTGCCCGCAACGTGACGAGCGCATGGGCTGGACGGGCGATATCTGCCTGTTCGCGCCGACCGCCGCTTACCTGTATGACGTGTACGGCTTCCTCAAGAGCTGGCTCAAGGACGTTCGCGCCGATCAGGTCAAATGGGGTACGGTGCCGTTCTACGTGCCGTTCATTCCGCTCGGCGGCTGGGCTCATCCGCAGGCCATCTCCACGTGGGGCGATTCCGCGGTCGAAGTGCCGTGGGTGCTGTACATGGAGTCCGGCGATCCGCAGATTCTTGCCGATTCGTACGAGTTGAGCCGTGACTGGATCGACGAGGTGGCCGGATATCTCTCTGCCGACGGCGTATGGGACCGCCGCCCGGACTATGTGCTCGGACAGCTTGGTGATTGGCTTGACCCGACCGCTCCGCCGGACGATCCGACGCAGGCGATGACCGAGAAGGAGCTCGTCGCGACCGCCTTCTTCGCCCGTTCCTGCGCACAGGCCGAGCAGATTGCGCAGATTCTCGGCAAGAGCGAGGACGTCGTACGGTTCGGTGATTTGCGCAAGCATGTCACCTCCGGTTTCCTGGGACGTTTCACGAACCTGGACGGCACGATGACGTCCGACACGCAGTGCGCCTACGCGCTGGCGATTGCGTTCGGTCTGCTTGACGGTGAGCCGGTGCGCCGCGTGAAGGCCGGCAACCGCTTGGCCAAGCTCGTGCGCGAGTCCGGCGGCAAGGTGAGCACCGGTTTTGCGGGTACGCCGTTCGTGCTGCCGGCGCTGACCATGACCGGACATAACGAGGAGGCTTACGGGCTGTTGCTTTCCGAGGAGTGCCCGAGCTGGCTGTATCAGGTGAAGATGGGCGCCACCACCACGTGGGAACGTTGGGATTCCATGCGTCCGGACGGATCGCTCAACCCTGGCGGCATGACCTCGTTCAACCATTATGCGCTCGGCTCCGTTGCCGAATGGATGCATGCGCATATCGGCGGCCTCGAAGCCATCGAAGCCGGATGGAAGCGATTCCGCGTGGCGCCGGTGATCGGCGGCGGCATCGATCATGCCTCCACTGCGCACGTCACCCCGTACGGCAAGGCCTCCGTGGCTTGGAAGACTTCCGAAACGGGCGTGGAACTCGACGTGACCGTGCCGATCGGCGCCACCGCAGTGGTGGAACTGCCCGACCACGAACCGACCGAACTGATTGGCGGAACGCACCACTTGGTCGTGGCGCTGTAA
- a CDS encoding MFS transporter — protein sequence MSLNDESAVAAAIPPEEIAPDTGRRLTTAEKLRFGIGFALFSLLWMTAGTSGSGVLLPQRFDELNIGTPEVILGAMNSVGCIFALFANIIFGALSDITRSRFGKRTPWIVAGGFVTAAGYVLAFSSASLAGIVAGWSIVQVGVNMMIAPAVAVLSDRIPENVRGTFSSFYGGAMIVGQSAGTFLGSKFIDTMGVGFVIGAVLFAITGILTIIIWPAERSSKVGSAADDTKANVKLSPAAIAKSFIPPTKNCRDFYLALVGRLLLIFGWSMISGYQLYILKKYCGLSVDDAASTLATMSLISMVVLMICSVVSGPISDKLHKRKIIVAIGSVIIAVGVAIPFFMPTALGMMLYAGIGGVGYGIYIAVDQALNVDVLPSADEAGKDLGILNLANTVGQVLAPVATGAIVVATGSYAQIFPVAIVSVLIGAVVIMLIKKVA from the coding sequence ATGTCACTCAACGATGAGTCGGCAGTCGCCGCCGCCATTCCACCAGAGGAAATCGCCCCAGATACCGGACGTCGCCTCACCACGGCCGAAAAACTGCGCTTCGGCATCGGCTTCGCACTGTTCTCGCTGCTGTGGATGACCGCCGGCACTTCCGGATCTGGCGTACTGCTGCCGCAGCGTTTCGACGAACTCAACATCGGCACCCCGGAAGTGATTCTGGGTGCGATGAACTCCGTCGGCTGCATCTTCGCGCTGTTCGCGAACATCATCTTCGGCGCGCTGTCCGATATCACGCGTTCGCGCTTCGGCAAGCGTACCCCGTGGATCGTGGCCGGCGGCTTCGTCACCGCGGCCGGCTATGTGCTGGCGTTCTCGTCCGCTTCGCTCGCGGGCATCGTGGCGGGCTGGTCCATCGTGCAGGTCGGCGTCAACATGATGATCGCCCCGGCCGTAGCCGTCCTGTCCGACCGCATCCCCGAAAACGTACGTGGCACCTTCTCGTCGTTCTACGGCGGCGCAATGATCGTCGGCCAGTCCGCCGGCACCTTCCTGGGATCGAAGTTCATCGACACCATGGGCGTCGGCTTCGTGATCGGCGCGGTGCTGTTCGCCATCACCGGCATTCTGACGATCATCATCTGGCCTGCCGAACGCTCGTCGAAGGTCGGCAGCGCGGCGGACGACACCAAGGCGAACGTGAAGCTCAGCCCGGCTGCCATTGCGAAGTCCTTCATTCCGCCGACCAAGAACTGCCGCGACTTCTATCTCGCACTCGTCGGCCGTCTGCTGCTGATTTTCGGATGGTCCATGATCTCCGGCTACCAGCTGTACATTCTCAAGAAGTATTGCGGACTTAGCGTTGACGATGCCGCTTCGACGCTTGCCACCATGTCGCTGATTTCGATGGTCGTGCTCATGATCTGCTCGGTCGTCTCCGGTCCGATCTCCGACAAGCTGCACAAGCGCAAGATCATCGTGGCCATCGGCTCCGTAATCATCGCCGTGGGCGTGGCGATTCCGTTCTTCATGCCGACCGCGCTGGGCATGATGCTCTACGCTGGCATCGGCGGCGTCGGCTACGGCATCTACATCGCCGTGGACCAGGCGCTGAACGTGGACGTGCTGCCAAGCGCCGACGAGGCCGGCAAGGACTTGGGCATCCTCAACCTCGCCAACACCGTCGGCCAGGTACTCGCCCCGGTCGCGACCGGCGCGATCGTGGTGGCCACCGGCAGCTACGCGCAGATCTTCCCGGTCGCCATCGTCTCCGTGCTCATCGGCGCCGTGGTGATCATGCTCATCAAGAAGGTCGCCTAA
- a CDS encoding FTR1 family iron permease, with the protein MSLRDVRSQGLGRITAIIAAMMIALATMFAFTSMPQQALAADDSQTNFDSWTEVAANIEKQLETAEQDYNDGNYYQAGTDFQNAHWVGYDASNFSKVVNDTIGADKQKALLQEFTDLESLAYQQDQGDAITAKVDALTADLNATAQTLDADTSLADPKTYAKQRAEETAKERKKLDAAKKNSSKGKGDRTWSDVASEMNVILDKAYKAAISGKGAEGSSLVNNAYYQYYEKLGFEKNVMNAISGDRVSQVEYQFKMTRKTMRDGGSQKEIKKLVDDLKSWLVEDAATLDGGATSNVNSFTKFITSSVGQAFLILIREGLEALLVVAAVIAYLVKSGNKRFTKFIYLGVLAGLAGSGLIAVLFTFLFGGSGPIQEISEGVCALIAMAMLLWTSNWMLNKSSVEAWNRYIRNKTEAAVASAQSKMEAGEGVSFGMVVSLAMLSFLAVFREGAETVIFYESIYSMSQDSRGMWIGGIAAAVVLLIIFFVLRFTSVKIPIGPFFLVTSILMAVLVVIFAGGGIHALIEGDLIEGTYLSNVPTNDWIGLYPYVECLVAQVLAAIAVITLFVVGFVKKRKLKISDIS; encoded by the coding sequence ATGTCATTGCGCGACGTGCGCTCGCAGGGCCTTGGCCGCATCACCGCCATCATCGCGGCGATGATGATTGCGCTTGCCACGATGTTCGCTTTCACGTCAATGCCGCAGCAGGCGCTTGCCGCCGACGACTCCCAGACGAATTTCGATTCCTGGACCGAGGTCGCGGCCAACATTGAAAAGCAGCTGGAGACCGCCGAGCAGGACTACAACGACGGCAACTACTATCAGGCCGGCACCGACTTCCAGAATGCGCACTGGGTCGGCTACGACGCATCCAACTTCTCCAAAGTCGTCAACGACACCATCGGAGCCGACAAGCAGAAAGCGCTGCTGCAGGAATTCACCGACCTCGAAAGCCTCGCCTACCAGCAGGATCAGGGCGACGCCATCACCGCCAAGGTCGATGCGCTGACCGCCGACCTCAACGCGACCGCGCAGACGCTCGACGCCGACACCAGCCTCGCCGATCCCAAGACATACGCGAAGCAGCGCGCGGAAGAGACCGCCAAGGAGCGTAAGAAGCTCGATGCCGCCAAGAAGAACTCGTCCAAGGGCAAGGGCGATCGTACTTGGAGCGACGTGGCCAGCGAAATGAACGTCATCCTCGACAAGGCATACAAGGCCGCTATCTCCGGCAAGGGTGCGGAAGGCTCCAGCCTCGTCAACAACGCGTACTACCAGTACTACGAGAAGCTCGGCTTCGAAAAGAACGTCATGAACGCGATCTCCGGCGACCGCGTCTCGCAGGTCGAATACCAGTTCAAGATGACCCGCAAGACCATGCGCGACGGCGGTTCCCAGAAAGAGATCAAAAAGCTCGTCGACGACCTCAAGAGCTGGCTCGTGGAAGACGCGGCCACGCTTGACGGCGGTGCGACCAGCAATGTCAACAGCTTCACCAAGTTCATCACCAGCTCCGTCGGACAGGCGTTCCTCATCCTGATCCGTGAGGGCCTCGAGGCGCTGCTGGTGGTGGCCGCGGTGATCGCCTACCTCGTGAAGTCGGGCAACAAGCGCTTCACCAAGTTCATCTACCTCGGCGTACTCGCCGGCTTGGCGGGCTCCGGCCTGATTGCGGTGCTCTTCACCTTCCTATTCGGCGGCTCCGGCCCGATTCAGGAGATTTCCGAAGGCGTGTGCGCGCTCATCGCCATGGCCATGCTGCTGTGGACCAGCAACTGGATGCTCAACAAGAGCTCCGTGGAAGCGTGGAACCGCTATATCCGCAACAAAACCGAAGCCGCTGTGGCCAGCGCGCAAAGCAAGATGGAGGCCGGTGAAGGCGTAAGTTTCGGCATGGTCGTCTCACTCGCCATGCTGAGCTTCCTCGCCGTGTTCCGTGAAGGCGCCGAAACCGTGATCTTCTACGAGTCCATCTATTCGATGAGCCAAGACTCGCGAGGCATGTGGATTGGCGGCATTGCGGCCGCGGTCGTGCTGCTGATCATCTTCTTCGTGCTACGTTTCACCTCCGTGAAGATTCCGATCGGCCCGTTCTTCCTTGTCACGTCGATTCTGATGGCCGTACTGGTCGTCATCTTCGCCGGTGGCGGCATCCACGCGCTGATCGAAGGCGACCTGATCGAAGGCACCTACCTGAGCAACGTACCGACCAATGACTGGATCGGCCTGTACCCGTACGTCGAATGTCTCGTGGCACAGGTGTTGGCCGCCATCGCCGTGATCACGCTGTTCGTGGTCGGCTTCGTCAAGAAGCGCAAACTCAAGATTTCCGATATTTCCTAA
- a CDS encoding iron transporter: protein MKNKKIAALLGLLLAGSMAFSLSGCGNSNSSASNDKSSSSSSTATDDSSKDDSSSDDSAGFEEIQVDEKHSDQEVGPLTVNAVYFQPIDMEPSGMGLKAADASFHLEADIHANQKGTELGYGKGDFVPDLTVNYDIIDKTSNESVGSGTFMQMNASDGPHYGANVKLDKAGSYKLVLKIESPEKKGWMLHVDPETGVKGRFWTEPLEVTFPDWNYTPQEW from the coding sequence ATGAAGAACAAGAAGATCGCCGCTCTGCTCGGCCTCCTGCTGGCCGGTTCCATGGCCTTCTCGCTGTCCGGCTGCGGCAACAGCAATAGCTCCGCCTCCAACGACAAGAGCAGCAGCTCCTCGTCCACGGCCACCGACGATTCCAGCAAGGATGACTCCAGCTCCGACGATTCCGCCGGCTTCGAAGAGATTCAGGTCGACGAGAAGCACTCCGATCAGGAAGTCGGCCCGCTGACCGTCAACGCCGTATACTTCCAGCCGATCGATATGGAGCCGTCCGGCATGGGTCTGAAGGCCGCCGACGCCAGCTTCCATCTCGAAGCCGACATCCACGCCAACCAGAAGGGCACCGAACTCGGCTACGGTAAGGGTGACTTCGTTCCGGATCTGACCGTGAACTATGACATCATCGACAAGACCTCCAACGAATCCGTCGGCTCCGGTACCTTCATGCAGATGAACGCCTCCGACGGCCCGCACTACGGCGCCAACGTCAAGCTCGACAAGGCCGGCTCCTACAAGCTCGTGCTGAAGATCGAATCCCCGGAGAAGAAGGGCTGGATGCTGCACGTCGATCCGGAAACCGGCGTCAAGGGCCGCTTCTGGACCGAGCCGCTTGAGGTCACCTTCCCGGATTGGAACTACACTCCGCAGGAGTGGTGA